The following proteins are encoded in a genomic region of Pleurocapsa minor HA4230-MV1:
- a CDS encoding type II toxin-antitoxin system HicA family toxin: MKNRILKSRLSKAGFIRLTKRGKGSHTVWQHPFYPIAIVQSGKDNSDAKPYQVKTLKLFLQKIK, from the coding sequence ATGAAAAACCGAATCCTTAAGTCTCGCTTATCCAAAGCAGGTTTTATTCGGCTGACCAAACGCGGTAAGGGCAGTCACACCGTCTGGCAACATCCTTTTTATCCAATAGCCATTGTTCAGTCTGGAAAAGATAACAGTGATGCCAAACCCTATCAAGTCAAAACTCTTAAACTCTTTCTCCAGAAAATTAAATAA